One genomic region from uncultured Subdoligranulum sp. encodes:
- a CDS encoding phosphoketolase family protein, whose amino-acid sequence MSLSKEELQRINAYWRAANYLAAGQLYLLDNPLLRRPLTRDDVKKKIVGHWGTVPGQNFVYVHLNRIIKKYDQDLILISGPGHGGNFFVANAYLDGTYSEVYPNISRDEEGMRRLFKQFSFPGGISSHVAPETPGSINEGGELGYSIAHAFGAVFDNPDLIAAVTVGDGEAETGPLATSWQSNKFLNPKGDGAVLPILHLNGYKISNPTIFGRMTHEEIEHFFLGCSWKPYFVEGDDPMTMHAKMAETLDTVIEEIHDIQRRARAGEEMGHIQWPMIVLRTPKGWTGPKVVDGKPIEGTFRAHQVPIDITVGTPNQEEHLKQIEEWLRSYHPEELFDENGTLIPELQELAPKGDRRIAANPHANGGKLLRDLRTPDFKDYAVDLPAPGSVEKQDMIELGGYIRDLFRLNADAKNFRIFGPDETMSNRLYKCFEATNRDWNSTTVPGDEFLASDGRIMDSMLSEHMCEGWLEGYLLTGRHGFFASYESFIRVVDSMVAQHAKWLKVCNQLPWRQSIASLNLILSSNVWQQDHNGFTHQDPGFLDHIANKKADVVRLYLPPDANCLLSCFDHCIRSRDYVNVLVTSKHPRPQWLTMEQAVKHCTQGVGIWEWASNDAGQEPDVVMACCGDTPTLETLAAVSILRKALPELKIRVVNVVDLMKLEPATKHPHGLTDADYDALFTKDKPIIFAFHGYPTLIHELTYNRTNRNLSVHGYQEEGTITTPFDMRVQNEIDRFHLVKDAVLHLPQLGNRGAYLVQEMNDKLVEHKNYIHEVGQDLPEILDWKWES is encoded by the coding sequence ATGAGCCTTTCCAAAGAGGAACTCCAGCGCATCAACGCCTACTGGCGTGCTGCCAACTACCTGGCAGCGGGACAGCTCTACCTGTTGGACAATCCTCTTCTGCGCCGTCCGCTCACCCGCGACGACGTGAAGAAGAAGATTGTCGGGCACTGGGGCACCGTACCCGGTCAGAACTTTGTCTACGTGCACCTGAACCGCATTATCAAGAAGTATGACCAGGACCTCATCCTGATCTCCGGTCCGGGCCACGGCGGCAACTTCTTTGTGGCCAACGCCTACCTGGACGGCACCTACAGCGAGGTCTACCCCAACATCAGCCGTGACGAGGAAGGCATGCGCCGTCTGTTCAAGCAGTTCAGCTTCCCGGGCGGCATCTCCAGCCACGTGGCCCCCGAGACCCCGGGCTCCATCAACGAGGGCGGCGAGTTGGGCTACTCCATCGCCCATGCCTTCGGCGCTGTCTTTGACAACCCCGACCTGATCGCCGCGGTCACGGTGGGCGACGGCGAGGCCGAGACCGGGCCTCTCGCCACCAGCTGGCAGTCCAACAAGTTCCTGAACCCCAAAGGCGACGGCGCTGTGCTGCCCATCCTGCACCTGAACGGCTACAAGATCTCCAACCCCACGATTTTCGGCCGTATGACCCACGAGGAGATCGAGCACTTCTTCCTGGGCTGCTCCTGGAAGCCCTACTTCGTGGAGGGCGACGACCCCATGACGATGCACGCCAAGATGGCCGAGACGCTGGACACCGTCATCGAGGAGATCCACGACATCCAGCGCCGCGCCCGCGCCGGCGAGGAGATGGGCCACATCCAGTGGCCGATGATCGTGCTGCGCACCCCCAAGGGCTGGACCGGCCCGAAGGTGGTGGACGGCAAGCCCATCGAGGGCACCTTCCGCGCCCATCAGGTTCCCATCGACATCACGGTGGGCACCCCCAACCAGGAAGAGCACCTGAAGCAGATCGAGGAATGGCTGCGCAGCTACCATCCCGAGGAGCTGTTCGACGAGAACGGCACCCTGATCCCCGAGCTGCAGGAACTGGCGCCCAAGGGCGACCGCCGCATCGCGGCCAACCCCCACGCCAACGGCGGCAAGCTGCTGCGTGACCTGCGCACCCCCGACTTCAAGGACTACGCCGTGGATCTGCCCGCCCCCGGCAGTGTGGAAAAGCAGGATATGATCGAACTGGGCGGTTACATCCGCGACCTGTTCCGCCTGAACGCCGACGCCAAGAACTTCCGCATCTTCGGACCTGACGAGACGATGTCCAACCGTCTGTACAAGTGCTTCGAAGCCACCAACCGTGACTGGAACTCCACCACGGTGCCCGGCGACGAGTTCCTGGCCAGCGACGGCCGCATCATGGACTCCATGCTGTCCGAGCATATGTGCGAGGGCTGGCTGGAAGGCTACCTGCTCACCGGCCGTCACGGCTTCTTCGCCTCCTACGAGAGCTTCATCCGCGTGGTGGACTCCATGGTGGCCCAGCATGCCAAGTGGCTCAAGGTCTGCAACCAGCTGCCCTGGCGCCAGAGCATTGCTTCGCTGAACCTGATCCTGTCCTCCAACGTCTGGCAGCAGGACCACAACGGCTTCACCCATCAGGATCCCGGCTTCCTGGATCACATCGCCAACAAGAAGGCGGACGTGGTTCGCCTGTATCTGCCGCCGGATGCCAACTGCCTGCTGTCCTGCTTCGATCACTGCATCCGTAGCCGTGACTATGTGAACGTGCTGGTCACCTCCAAGCATCCGCGTCCCCAGTGGCTGACCATGGAGCAGGCTGTGAAGCACTGCACCCAGGGCGTGGGCATCTGGGAGTGGGCTTCCAACGACGCCGGCCAGGAACCCGACGTGGTCATGGCCTGCTGCGGAGATACCCCCACGCTGGAGACGCTGGCCGCCGTCAGCATACTGCGCAAGGCGCTGCCCGAGCTGAAGATCCGTGTGGTCAACGTGGTTGACCTGATGAAACTGGAGCCTGCCACCAAGCATCCTCACGGCCTCACCGACGCCGACTATGATGCCCTGTTCACCAAGGACAAGCCCATCATCTTCGCGTTCCACGGCTATCCCACCCTGATCCACGAGCTGACCTACAACCGCACCAACCGCAACCTGAGCGTCCATGGCTATCAGGAGGAGGGCACCATCACCACGCCCTTCGATATGCGCGTGCAGAACGAGATCGACCGCTTCCATCTGGTTAAGGATGCGGTGCTGCATCTGCCTCAGCTGGGCAACCGCGGCGCCTACCTGGTCCAGGAGATGAACGACAAGCTGGTGGAGCACAAGAACTACATCCACGAAGTGGGCCAGGATCTGCCCGAGATCCTGGACTGGAAGTGGGAGTCCTGA
- the aspS gene encoding aspartate--tRNA ligase has product METLGNLRRTRYCGEVSLADAGQEMTVCGSIARARDKGGIIFADLRDTTGILQLVFDEDTPKEVFAKAESLKSEYVVICRGKLRERASKTDKIATGDVELYVSELRVLSEAQTPPFEIRDEINVNDDLRLRYRYLDLRRPSMHEPIVLRSKIMQIIRSYFTDNHFTEIETPTLIKSTPEGARDYLVPSRVQPGHFYALPQSPQLYKQILMLSGFDRYFQIARCYRDEDLRADRQPEFTQVDEEMSFVTEDDIMTVNEGLLKRLWKEMLGIDLVTPFQRMPWDEAMGRFGSDKPDTRFGLEIQDVTSVFAHTEFKPFAAVIEAKGTIRAINAKGLADKLSRKNIDKLGDVAKTYGAKGLAYSRLTADGTSSSFEKFLTEEEKTALYAALGAETGDVLLLVSDADWVKACTALGQVRLDIARKHGLIDNDKFNFLWVVDFPLFEYSEQEGRWMAMHHPFTMPKAEDIDKVETDPGACHAVAYDIVLNGVELGGGSMRINDPALQDRMFKALGFTEEKARASFGFLMDAYKFGAPPHGGMAYGLDRMVMLMLKKDSIRDVIAFPKVQNAGEPMSGAPDVVDEKQLADLSIALTLPEKE; this is encoded by the coding sequence ATGGAAACTTTGGGCAACCTGCGCCGTACCCGTTACTGCGGGGAGGTCAGCCTGGCCGATGCCGGTCAGGAGATGACCGTCTGCGGCTCCATCGCCCGTGCCCGCGACAAGGGCGGCATTATCTTTGCCGACCTGCGCGATACCACCGGCATTCTGCAGCTGGTGTTCGACGAGGATACGCCGAAGGAGGTCTTCGCCAAGGCGGAGAGCCTCAAGAGCGAATATGTGGTGATCTGCCGCGGCAAGCTGCGGGAGCGCGCCTCCAAGACCGACAAGATCGCCACCGGCGACGTGGAGCTCTACGTCTCGGAGCTGCGGGTGCTCAGCGAAGCCCAGACCCCGCCCTTCGAGATCCGGGACGAGATCAACGTCAACGACGATCTGCGGCTGCGCTACCGGTATCTGGACCTGCGCCGTCCTTCCATGCATGAACCCATCGTGCTGCGCAGCAAGATCATGCAGATCATCCGCAGCTACTTCACCGACAATCATTTCACCGAGATCGAGACGCCCACCCTCATCAAGTCCACGCCGGAGGGCGCCCGTGACTATCTGGTGCCCAGCCGTGTGCAGCCGGGGCACTTTTATGCGCTGCCCCAGAGCCCCCAGCTCTACAAGCAGATCCTGATGCTGTCCGGCTTTGACCGCTATTTCCAGATCGCCCGCTGCTACCGCGACGAGGACCTGCGCGCCGACCGTCAGCCCGAGTTCACCCAGGTGGACGAGGAGATGTCCTTCGTCACCGAGGACGATATCATGACGGTGAACGAGGGCCTGCTCAAGCGGCTGTGGAAGGAGATGCTGGGCATCGACCTGGTGACGCCCTTCCAGCGGATGCCCTGGGACGAGGCCATGGGCCGCTTCGGTTCCGACAAGCCGGACACCCGCTTCGGCCTGGAGATCCAGGACGTGACTTCGGTGTTTGCCCACACCGAGTTCAAGCCCTTTGCCGCCGTCATTGAGGCGAAGGGCACCATCCGTGCCATCAATGCCAAGGGTCTGGCCGACAAGCTGAGCCGCAAGAACATCGACAAGCTGGGCGACGTGGCCAAGACCTACGGCGCCAAGGGACTGGCCTACAGCCGCCTGACCGCCGACGGCACCTCCTCCAGCTTTGAAAAGTTCCTCACCGAGGAGGAAAAGACTGCCCTGTATGCAGCTCTGGGCGCCGAGACCGGCGACGTGCTGCTGCTGGTCAGCGATGCCGACTGGGTCAAGGCCTGCACGGCCCTGGGCCAGGTGCGTCTGGACATTGCCCGCAAGCACGGCCTCATCGACAATGACAAGTTCAACTTCCTGTGGGTGGTGGACTTCCCGCTGTTCGAGTACAGCGAGCAGGAGGGCCGCTGGATGGCGATGCACCATCCCTTCACCATGCCCAAGGCCGAGGATATCGACAAGGTGGAGACCGATCCCGGTGCCTGCCATGCCGTTGCCTACGACATCGTGCTCAACGGCGTGGAACTGGGCGGCGGATCCATGCGTATCAATGATCCTGCCCTGCAGGACCGCATGTTCAAGGCCCTGGGCTTCACCGAGGAGAAGGCCCGCGCCAGCTTCGGCTTCCTGATGGATGCCTACAAGTTCGGTGCGCCGCCCCACGGCGGCATGGCCTATGGCCTGGACCGCATGGTCATGCTGATGCTCAAGAAGGACTCCATCCGCGATGTCATCGCCTTCCCCAAGGTGCAGAACGCCGGCGAGCCCATGAGCGGTGCCCCCGATGTGGTGGACGAGAAGCAGCTGGCCGATCTGTCCATTGCGCTGACCCTGCCCGAAAAAGAATAA
- a CDS encoding DUF4349 domain-containing protein produces MKRKVSRLGAALLAAFLLAGCGSSGGSATSSAATYEMSSDAAMAQEAGGAESALLPEGTATDETAQKIIYRATLSLESTDFDAARDTLLAAVDANGAWLEYSQLSGSAEDRDRRASYTVRVPVDNYSAFLAQAGESGSVLNLEENAENVTSDYIDLQARLDSLENQRDRLNELAAQAETTADLLEIESQLSDVQYQLESYTRQMRTLSGQVTYSTVDISLREVATLTPTATTFPGRLAEAFRGGWSGFVLFLQGLVLTLVYLWPLLLLAVIVVLVVRALARRHRVRHPRPPKPASPPSGPAAYGTPPAPSAPPTDDTKPKY; encoded by the coding sequence ATGAAACGAAAAGTTTCCCGCCTGGGGGCCGCTCTGCTGGCCGCCTTCCTGCTGGCCGGCTGCGGCTCCAGCGGCGGCAGCGCCACCAGTTCCGCCGCCACCTACGAGATGAGCAGCGACGCCGCCATGGCCCAGGAGGCCGGCGGTGCCGAGAGTGCCCTGCTGCCCGAGGGTACCGCCACCGATGAGACGGCCCAGAAGATCATCTACCGCGCCACTCTTTCCCTGGAGTCCACCGATTTTGATGCTGCCCGGGACACCCTGCTGGCGGCGGTGGATGCCAACGGCGCCTGGCTGGAGTACAGCCAGCTCAGCGGCAGCGCCGAGGACCGCGACCGCCGCGCCAGCTACACCGTGCGGGTTCCGGTGGATAACTACAGCGCCTTCCTGGCCCAGGCCGGGGAGAGCGGCAGCGTTTTGAACCTGGAGGAGAACGCCGAGAACGTCACCAGCGACTACATTGATCTGCAGGCGCGGCTGGATTCCCTGGAGAACCAGCGCGACCGGCTCAACGAGCTGGCGGCCCAGGCGGAGACCACCGCCGACCTGCTGGAGATCGAGAGCCAGCTCTCCGACGTGCAGTACCAGCTGGAAAGCTACACCCGGCAGATGCGCACGCTGAGCGGGCAGGTCACCTACTCCACCGTGGACATCTCCCTGCGGGAGGTCGCCACCCTGACCCCCACCGCCACCACCTTCCCCGGCCGGTTGGCCGAGGCGTTCCGGGGCGGCTGGAGCGGCTTTGTTCTCTTCCTGCAGGGGCTGGTGCTGACGCTGGTCTACCTGTGGCCGCTGCTGCTTCTGGCGGTGATCGTGGTGCTGGTCGTCCGCGCCCTGGCCCGCCGCCATCGCGTCCGGCATCCCCGCCCTCCCAAACCGGCTTCGCCCCCTTCCGGTCCGGCCGCTTACGGCACACCGCCGGCCCCTTCCGCTCCCCCGACGGATGACACCAAACCCAAATACTGA
- the hisS gene encoding histidine--tRNA ligase encodes MKTQPLKGMRDLLPREQALRDYIQGQILATYRAAGFQRISTPILEDMENLDKSDGGDNLNLIFKVLKRGDKLEKALATGDEKQLSDMGLRYDLTLPLSRYYAANRNELPTPFKVIQTDRVYRAERPQKGRLREFVQCDIDILGDSSPNAEVELIDVTARALLTIGFTGFTVNINDRRILRAMLEKMGFAAEDLDSVCISFDKLDKIGADGVKNELTEKGFTPEAVAALDEFLRVGDFSLDTVAAKVDDEALTADLRYVIATSEKIAGGRYGIAYAPSLVRGQGYYTGMVFEVTCPQFSGAVAGGGRYDNMVGKFIGQQVPAVGFSIGFERVCGILLEQGYQIPGAKPRLALLYCKDADFADVLAKAQTLRADYDVTVLPQAKKLGKQFGALEAAGYAAVAFADNDDLKLLGQKAD; translated from the coding sequence ATGAAAACCCAGCCGTTAAAAGGCATGCGCGATCTGCTGCCCCGTGAGCAGGCTCTTCGCGACTATATCCAGGGCCAGATCCTGGCCACCTACCGCGCCGCCGGTTTCCAGCGCATCTCCACCCCCATCCTGGAGGACATGGAGAACCTGGACAAGAGCGACGGCGGCGACAACCTCAACCTGATCTTCAAGGTGCTCAAGCGCGGCGACAAGCTGGAAAAGGCGCTGGCCACCGGCGACGAAAAGCAGCTGTCCGACATGGGTCTGCGCTATGACCTGACGCTGCCGCTCTCCCGCTACTATGCGGCCAACCGCAACGAGCTGCCCACCCCCTTCAAGGTCATCCAAACCGACCGCGTCTACCGCGCCGAGCGTCCCCAGAAGGGTCGCCTGCGGGAGTTTGTCCAGTGCGACATCGACATTCTGGGGGATTCCAGCCCCAACGCTGAAGTGGAGCTCATCGACGTGACCGCCCGGGCGCTGCTGACCATCGGCTTCACGGGCTTCACCGTCAACATCAATGACCGGCGCATCCTGCGGGCCATGCTGGAGAAGATGGGCTTTGCCGCCGAAGATCTGGATTCGGTCTGCATCAGCTTCGACAAGCTGGACAAGATCGGCGCCGACGGCGTGAAGAACGAGCTGACCGAGAAGGGCTTTACTCCCGAGGCCGTGGCGGCGCTGGACGAGTTCCTGCGCGTCGGTGACTTCAGCCTGGACACCGTGGCCGCCAAGGTGGACGACGAGGCCCTCACCGCCGATCTGCGGTATGTCATCGCCACCAGCGAGAAGATTGCCGGCGGGCGGTATGGCATTGCCTACGCCCCCAGCCTGGTGCGCGGCCAGGGCTACTACACCGGCATGGTGTTTGAAGTCACCTGCCCGCAGTTCAGCGGTGCGGTGGCCGGCGGCGGCCGGTACGACAACATGGTGGGCAAGTTCATCGGCCAGCAGGTGCCGGCGGTGGGCTTTTCCATCGGCTTCGAGCGGGTCTGCGGCATTCTGCTGGAGCAGGGCTACCAGATTCCCGGCGCCAAACCGCGGCTGGCGCTGCTCTACTGCAAGGACGCCGACTTCGCCGACGTGCTGGCCAAGGCCCAGACGCTGCGCGCCGACTACGACGTGACAGTACTGCCCCAGGCCAAAAAGCTGGGCAAGCAGTTCGGCGCGCTGGAAGCGGCCGGCTACGCCGCCGTCGCCTTTGCCGACAACGACGACCTCAAGCTGCTGGGACAGAAAGCGGACTAA
- a CDS encoding MFS transporter yields the protein MEKQNRGPYILAAGAGVQLLTGIPAAWGAFQRPVMQGYGLSRGQAMLVFAVLVASYGVGCAAGGLLQDRRGPRTAGLWGTGLLAGGFLAAALVPPGNAPLFLLAYSLPAGVGSAFLAPAVLACAQKWYQTKKGWATGVTGVAMGLSGAFYTLFVRLVAGHWGVRVCFAALGLLMLAVCGSGAAILQDPPAAGQGEALQGLDRKQMIRTPQYKLCMAAVALSAPPVLLFSPEIYTIAADRGLPENFVPFSIVLGSAASAAGRLLCPAGSDHWGRKRVLYAVYLGLAAGSAWFAFAREGWVLASYALLTFFYSGGAAVQPALNTDLFGLRHAGVNYGFIALGMSAGSLLSYLGSQALPLSARHWLAGGCALVGLFCVRLVKPVAKS from the coding sequence GTGGAAAAACAAAACCGTGGACCGTACATTCTGGCGGCCGGGGCAGGGGTACAGCTGCTCACCGGCATCCCGGCGGCATGGGGGGCCTTTCAGCGGCCGGTCATGCAGGGGTACGGCCTGTCCCGCGGGCAGGCCATGCTGGTCTTTGCGGTGCTGGTGGCCTCCTACGGCGTGGGCTGTGCGGCGGGCGGCCTTCTGCAGGACCGCCGCGGCCCCCGCACGGCCGGGCTGTGGGGCACCGGGCTGCTGGCGGGAGGATTCCTGGCCGCCGCCCTGGTGCCGCCCGGCAATGCGCCCCTCTTCCTGCTGGCCTACAGCCTGCCGGCGGGGGTGGGCAGCGCCTTTCTGGCCCCGGCGGTACTGGCCTGCGCCCAGAAATGGTACCAGACCAAAAAAGGATGGGCCACCGGCGTGACCGGGGTGGCCATGGGACTTTCCGGCGCATTTTATACACTGTTTGTCCGTCTGGTGGCCGGGCATTGGGGCGTCCGGGTCTGCTTCGCGGCGCTGGGCCTGCTGATGCTGGCGGTCTGCGGCAGCGGCGCGGCCATCCTGCAGGACCCGCCCGCCGCAGGGCAGGGGGAAGCCTTACAGGGACTGGACCGCAAGCAGATGATCCGCACCCCCCAGTACAAACTCTGCATGGCGGCGGTGGCTCTCAGCGCCCCGCCGGTGCTGCTCTTCAGCCCCGAAATCTACACCATCGCCGCCGACCGTGGCCTGCCGGAAAACTTTGTGCCCTTCAGCATCGTGCTGGGTTCGGCGGCCAGCGCGGCGGGACGGCTGCTCTGCCCGGCGGGCAGCGACCACTGGGGCCGCAAGCGGGTGCTGTACGCCGTCTACCTGGGCCTGGCGGCGGGTTCCGCCTGGTTCGCCTTTGCCCGGGAAGGCTGGGTGCTGGCCTCCTATGCCTTGCTCACCTTCTTCTACTCGGGCGGTGCCGCCGTGCAGCCCGCCCTCAACACCGATCTGTTCGGTCTGCGCCATGCGGGGGTCAATTACGGCTTCATTGCCCTGGGCATGAGCGCCGGCAGTCTGTTGAGCTATCTCGGCAGCCAGGCTCTGCCGCTGTCGGCACGGCACTGGCTGGCGGGAGGCTGCGCCCTGGTGGGGTTATTCTGTGTACGTCTTGTAAAACCTGTGGCAAAATCTTGA
- a CDS encoding O-antigen ligase family protein encodes MQQTQQLRQLAARSATAFLLAVLCVYPLYIDKFSNLGVVKFTGVCTLSWAFCLWLGALALVGAVPRPGRLPARDTTLWSLGAFVLTTLVSTAGSLSPTASFWGLGGYYGGLMMVLFTAAGYLAVRAFAPQGILNGLTFCVGITTAIVTVLYVLNIFNIDLIGTYANTAVVERAQFFSTLGQKNFNSGFMALALPLVFYAFLVARGVRHTLFYGVPAFFGGLALAVVDAEGLALGIGAAVLVLICQKMFTTRTLRRMAVIGAFFFFHAGWMQYMRTHVYTQGGKPMLAALGHMGLEGLAVCTILWAVLRFGLHGREIPLWKAGRVVAAVAVTAIVLLYALANFWPGFPSLGRLDDILVINDDWGTYRGTAWRITWSTWLDQPLWRKILGVGTGMMHTAMMAWAGSDVTERMKTFYAAHNEYLEQLLTTGLLGLAAWVWFAVSHLRCAAKNWLRPGVAPMTLALVSYLAHAIVSIRVSMIFPEVMLLFALLTVFCRPPETEDHPAEKPRHGKGKKAKPETQPAPGLVRLWAPPAAAAILMMAVCGAASRVIFGFLF; translated from the coding sequence ATGCAGCAAACCCAACAGCTGCGGCAGCTCGCAGCGCGCTCCGCCACCGCCTTTCTGCTGGCGGTGCTCTGCGTCTACCCGTTGTACATCGATAAATTTTCCAACCTGGGCGTCGTCAAGTTCACCGGCGTATGCACCCTCTCCTGGGCGTTCTGCCTCTGGCTGGGGGCGCTGGCCCTGGTGGGCGCCGTGCCCCGCCCGGGGCGCCTGCCCGCCCGGGACACCACTCTCTGGTCACTGGGGGCCTTCGTGCTGACGACGCTGGTCTCCACGGCCGGGTCCCTGTCGCCCACGGCCTCCTTCTGGGGGCTGGGCGGCTACTACGGCGGCCTTATGATGGTGCTGTTCACGGCGGCCGGCTACCTGGCGGTGCGCGCCTTTGCCCCCCAGGGCATCCTGAACGGCCTGACCTTCTGTGTGGGCATCACCACCGCCATCGTCACGGTGCTCTATGTGCTCAACATCTTCAACATTGACCTCATCGGCACCTACGCCAACACGGCCGTGGTGGAGCGGGCCCAGTTCTTCTCCACACTGGGACAGAAAAATTTCAACTCCGGCTTCATGGCCCTGGCGCTGCCGCTGGTTTTTTATGCCTTTCTGGTGGCCCGCGGGGTACGGCATACCCTGTTCTATGGCGTGCCGGCCTTCTTCGGCGGGCTGGCTCTGGCGGTGGTGGATGCCGAAGGCCTGGCCCTGGGCATCGGCGCGGCGGTGCTGGTGCTGATCTGCCAGAAGATGTTCACCACCCGCACGCTGCGGCGGATGGCGGTGATCGGCGCCTTCTTCTTCTTCCACGCCGGATGGATGCAGTACATGCGCACCCATGTGTATACCCAGGGCGGCAAACCCATGCTGGCGGCGCTGGGCCACATGGGGCTGGAGGGCCTGGCCGTCTGCACAATCCTGTGGGCGGTACTGCGGTTTGGCCTGCACGGGCGGGAGATCCCCCTCTGGAAGGCCGGCCGGGTGGTGGCGGCGGTGGCTGTCACCGCCATCGTGCTGCTCTACGCTCTGGCCAACTTCTGGCCGGGTTTCCCCAGTCTGGGCCGGCTGGATGACATCCTGGTCATCAACGACGACTGGGGCACCTACCGGGGCACCGCCTGGCGGATCACCTGGAGCACCTGGCTGGATCAGCCGCTGTGGCGCAAGATCCTCGGGGTGGGTACCGGCATGATGCACACCGCCATGATGGCCTGGGCGGGCAGCGATGTGACCGAGCGGATGAAAACCTTCTATGCGGCCCACAATGAGTATCTGGAACAGCTGCTCACCACCGGGCTGCTGGGGCTGGCGGCCTGGGTATGGTTTGCCGTCTCCCACCTGCGGTGTGCTGCCAAAAACTGGCTGCGGCCCGGCGTGGCGCCGATGACGCTGGCCCTGGTCAGCTACCTGGCCCACGCGATCGTGTCCATCCGGGTGTCCATGATCTTCCCCGAAGTGATGCTGCTCTTTGCACTGCTGACGGTCTTCTGCCGTCCGCCCGAGACGGAGGACCACCCCGCCGAAAAGCCCCGCCACGGTAAAGGGAAAAAGGCAAAGCCGGAAACACAGCCCGCCCCGGGGCTTGTGCGGCTGTGGGCCCCGCCCGCTGCGGCGGCCATCCTGATGATGGCGGTGTGTGGCGCGGCATCCCGGGTGATCTTCGGGTTCCTGTTTTGA
- a CDS encoding GGGtGRT protein produces MATFESQERRMPKINECLKANGLESLDACNEMLLAKGIDCDKIVRGVQPICFDNAVWAYTLGTAIAVKRGLKSAADCAAAIGEGLEAFTVPGSVAEQRHVGLGHGNLGAMLLHEDTHCFCFLAGHESFAAAEGAIGIARTANKVRKEPLRVILNGLGKDAAMIISRINGFTYVKTDFDFKTGEVKVVETTPYSDGERAAVKCYGANDVLEGVAIMKMEGVEVSITGNSTNPTRFQHLVAGTYKKWAIENGKKYFSVASGGGTGRTLHPDNVAAGPASYGLTDSMGRMHGDAQFAGSSSVPAHVEMMGLIGAGNNPMVGMTVACAVAAAQANA; encoded by the coding sequence ATGGCTACTTTTGAATCCCAAGAGCGCCGGATGCCCAAAATTAACGAGTGCCTGAAAGCCAACGGCCTCGAGTCTCTGGACGCCTGCAACGAAATGCTCCTTGCCAAGGGCATCGACTGCGACAAGATCGTTCGCGGCGTTCAGCCCATCTGCTTTGATAACGCTGTCTGGGCTTACACCCTGGGCACCGCCATCGCTGTCAAGCGCGGCCTGAAGAGCGCCGCCGACTGCGCCGCCGCCATCGGCGAGGGCCTGGAAGCCTTCACCGTGCCCGGCTCCGTTGCCGAGCAGCGTCATGTCGGCCTGGGCCATGGCAACCTGGGCGCCATGCTGCTGCATGAGGACACCCATTGCTTCTGCTTCCTGGCCGGCCACGAGTCCTTCGCTGCCGCCGAGGGCGCCATCGGCATTGCCCGCACCGCCAATAAGGTCCGCAAGGAGCCCCTGCGTGTTATCCTGAACGGCCTGGGCAAGGACGCTGCCATGATCATCAGCCGTATCAACGGCTTCACCTACGTCAAGACTGATTTCGACTTCAAGACCGGCGAGGTCAAGGTTGTCGAGACCACTCCGTACTCCGATGGCGAGCGCGCTGCCGTCAAGTGCTACGGCGCCAACGACGTTCTGGAAGGCGTTGCCATCATGAAGATGGAGGGTGTTGAGGTTTCCATCACCGGTAACTCCACCAACCCCACCCGCTTCCAGCACCTGGTGGCCGGCACCTACAAGAAGTGGGCCATCGAGAACGGCAAGAAGTACTTCTCCGTCGCTTCCGGCGGCGGCACGGGCCGTACCCTGCATCCCGACAACGTGGCTGCCGGCCCCGCTTCCTACGGTCTGACCGACTCCATGGGCCGTATGCACGGCGATGCCCAGTTCGCTGGCTCCTCCTCCGTGCCTGCCCACGTTGAGATGATGGGTCTGATCGGCGCCGGCAACAACCCGATGGTCGGCATGACCGTCGCCTGCGCGGTTGCCGCTGCTCAGGCCAACGCCTGA